A window of Solanum stenotomum isolate F172 chromosome 3, ASM1918654v1, whole genome shotgun sequence contains these coding sequences:
- the LOC125860318 gene encoding uncharacterized protein LOC125860318 produces MMQDSIPACFSAGEKLSDDHAAVTRSGQSIFMSVYRTKIADQCRLITVTWCKNLLLHGLSVSVDGSSGDGQYTCKVELKPWYFWRKQGSKHFLVDSKPVDIFWDLKAAKFNGETEPSSEYYVAVVCDEEVILLLGDLKKDAYRKTGCRPALIEPILVSRKEHVFGKKKFSTRVKFHDKGRIHEISIECKNRINSSGISIDGVDPEMEIRIDGKLFIHVKHLQWKFRGNESIHLNKVRIEVYWDVHDWIFNPGLRHALFIFKPVLLSTSPSSVSELSSPPFSSSTSTPLSSQTGSSGSIEGLNSNNSSDFCLFLYAWKVE; encoded by the coding sequence ATGATGCAAGATTCAATTCCTGCTTGTTTTTCAGCAGGGGAAAAGTTATCAGATGATCATGCTGCAGTAACTAGGTCAGGGCAAAGCATTTTTATGTCCGTTTATCGGACGAAAATTGCTGATCAGTGCAGGTTAATCACAGTTACTTGGTGCAAGAATCTGTTGTTACATGGTTTATCAGTGTCAGTAGATGGGTCAAGTGGAGATGGACAGTATACTTGCAAGGTGGAGCTAAAGCCTTGGTACTTCTGGAGGAAACAAGGTTCAAAGCATTTTCTTGTGGACAGTAAGCCAGTTGACATATTCTGGGATCTTAAGGCTGCTAAATTTAATGGTGAGACAGAGCCAAGCTCAGAGTATTATGTAGCTGTGGTTTGTGATGAGGAAGTTATTCTACTTCTTGGTGATTTGAAGAAAGATGCTTATAGAAAGACAGGCTGCAGGCCAGCACTGATTGAACCAATTCTTGTATCAAGAAAAGAACATGTTTTTGGTAAGAAGAAGTTTTCAACAAGAGTTAAGTTCCATGACAAGGGTAGAATTCATGAGATCTCAATTGAGTGCAAGAACAGGATTAACAGTAGCGGAATTTCTATCGATGGGGTTGATCCAGAAATGGAGATAAGGATAGATGGGAAATTGTTCATTCATGTGAAGCATTTGCAGTGGAAATTCAGAGGGAATGAATCGATTCATCTCAACAAAGTGAGGATTGAAGTGTACTGGGATGTTCATGACTGGATTTTCAATCCTGGTTTAAGGCATGCTTTGTTCATTTTCAAGCCAGTTCTGTTATCCACATCTCCTTCATCAGTATCCGAATTATCATCACCGCCATTCTCTTCATCGACATCAACTCCTTTATCATCCCAAACAGGAAGTTCTGGTTCAATAGAGGGGTTAAATTCAAACAACTCTTCAGATTTTTGCCTGTTTCTTTATGCTTGGAAAGTAGAATGA